The Azospirillum sp. TSH100 genome includes a region encoding these proteins:
- a CDS encoding class I SAM-dependent methyltransferase has translation MSMPSMEVFRHNYHELTDVGRALYMVAVKPKWDERQQFFFEGCRDLPGQMYIADRKALFEAILKRRPRQCFEIGTYLGGGSTYFMASAFRQLGAGQVVTLEAEQNNYMLAAGYYARYLPELSPHVKFLLGGDPSLFLPHIDPEQGVDSLFLDGSSDGEETFRQLRFFEPHCRPGTLLLAHDWDTEKQRLVRPYLENSPDWQLDQYIGEPDSVGYAAYIRR, from the coding sequence ATGTCCATGCCCTCCATGGAGGTTTTCCGGCACAATTACCATGAGCTGACGGATGTGGGCCGTGCCCTCTACATGGTGGCGGTCAAGCCCAAATGGGACGAGCGCCAGCAGTTCTTCTTCGAGGGATGCCGCGACCTGCCGGGCCAGATGTACATCGCCGACCGCAAGGCCCTGTTCGAGGCGATCCTGAAGCGCCGGCCGCGCCAGTGCTTCGAGATCGGCACCTATCTGGGCGGCGGCAGCACCTATTTCATGGCCTCCGCCTTCCGCCAGCTGGGTGCCGGACAGGTGGTGACGCTGGAAGCGGAGCAGAACAACTACATGCTTGCCGCCGGCTATTACGCCCGCTACCTGCCGGAGCTGAGTCCGCATGTGAAGTTCCTGCTGGGCGGCGACCCGTCGCTGTTCCTTCCCCATATCGACCCGGAGCAGGGGGTGGACAGCCTGTTCCTCGACGGCAGCAGCGACGGTGAGGAAACGTTCCGGCAGCTTCGTTTCTTCGAGCCCCATTGCCGCCCCGGCACGCTTCTGCTGGCCCACGACTGGGACACGGAAAAACAGCGGCTGGTCCGCCCCTATCTGGAAAACTCCCCCGACTGGCAGCTCGACCAGTATATCGGCGAGCCGGACAGCGTCGGCTACGCCGCCTATATCCGCCGCTGA
- a CDS encoding sialidase family protein, whose amino-acid sequence MTMTGVEHRVLYRDPRFYASFPSLAPTMPGQQGAILLAFRRARDHRWLRGPEYRAGEAGFNHVDHLDSRSQTVLLRLGADAEPLGEETALPPDPQAADQDASLLTLRDGRILLTGFRWYPVPSSQGEELRALGIGLTGSPQRTGDLYIFWGGYSRHSDDGGRSWTAHHDLPALPGHPDIVPGRRPFYGGAVRGRAVEAPDGTILQTGYTHHPSTGTYASHLFASTDRGESWVHRAVIAIDPEARAGFCETALHLDADGVLHAFHRTTGLDDHLATSRSTDLGHSWEPWRRHAVVGHPYDACPLPDGRLLLAGGYRHAPYGVRARLYDPRRQQPDEGTELVLRDDGPAPDLGYPWAAVLPDGRAMVAYYICDATGLRGIEATLFRP is encoded by the coding sequence ATGACCATGACCGGTGTCGAACATCGCGTGCTGTACCGCGATCCGCGTTTCTATGCGTCCTTCCCATCGCTGGCCCCAACCATGCCGGGACAGCAGGGAGCGATTCTGCTGGCTTTCCGGCGGGCACGAGACCATCGCTGGCTGCGCGGGCCGGAATACCGGGCGGGGGAGGCCGGCTTCAACCATGTCGACCATCTCGATTCCCGTTCGCAGACCGTGCTGCTGCGGCTCGGCGCCGATGCGGAGCCGCTGGGGGAGGAGACGGCCCTGCCCCCCGACCCGCAGGCAGCCGACCAGGATGCCAGCCTGCTTACCCTGCGCGACGGCCGCATCCTGCTGACCGGCTTCCGCTGGTATCCGGTGCCGTCGTCGCAGGGGGAGGAGTTGCGTGCGCTGGGGATCGGGCTGACCGGCAGTCCGCAGCGAACCGGTGACCTCTACATCTTCTGGGGCGGCTACAGCCGGCACAGCGACGATGGCGGGCGGAGCTGGACCGCGCACCACGACCTGCCCGCCCTGCCCGGCCATCCCGACATCGTCCCAGGCCGGCGGCCCTTCTATGGCGGTGCGGTCCGTGGCCGGGCGGTGGAGGCGCCGGACGGCACGATCCTGCAGACCGGCTATACCCACCACCCCTCCACCGGCACCTATGCCAGCCATCTCTTCGCCTCCACCGACCGGGGGGAGAGCTGGGTGCACCGGGCGGTGATCGCCATCGACCCCGAGGCCAGGGCCGGTTTCTGCGAGACGGCGCTGCATCTGGACGCCGACGGCGTTCTGCACGCCTTCCACCGCACCACCGGGCTGGACGACCATCTGGCCACCTCGCGCTCCACCGACCTCGGCCACAGCTGGGAGCCGTGGCGCCGCCATGCGGTGGTCGGCCATCCCTATGACGCCTGCCCGCTGCCGGATGGCCGTCTCCTGCTGGCCGGCGGCTATCGCCATGCGCCCTACGGCGTGCGCGCCCGCCTCTACGACCCGCGCCGCCAGCAACCGGACGAGGGGACGGAGCTTGTGCTGCGCGACGACGGGCCGGCGCCGGACCTGGGTTATCCCTGGGCGGCGGTGCTGCCGGACGGGCGCGCCATGGTTGCCTATTACATCTGCGACGCCACCGGCCTGCGCGGGATCGAGGCGACGCTCTTCCGTCCGTGA
- a CDS encoding glycosyltransferase has product MPDQSMPDHAPSDDLHAISRLAVSVVVCTYRRPALLDLCLASLAGETTSAGLHEILVIDNAPQQDARPVAERWRSVFAGHGTSLRYVVEERTGVGHARNRGVALAAAPLVAFIDDDERALSGWLERLTAPFADPGVDMVAGEVDPDFGDHSRPDWLTDGLLHVFSCRWGWDSVPRFLKPGEWFGEGNCAFRKRLVDGRGFPTDLGRSGDGLMSSEGMLFTALRAAGATAYYVPGARVSHHIHPDRLDKAWVLRRMFFQGTSDYIAHRRYGLSKLPQDFNFSLGKLMALDVQALDPASLQAMSHLYYQLGYAAGSNMY; this is encoded by the coding sequence ATGCCCGACCAGTCCATGCCCGACCATGCCCCGTCCGACGACCTCCATGCGATCTCCCGCCTTGCGGTGAGCGTGGTCGTCTGCACCTACCGGCGGCCGGCACTGCTCGACCTCTGCCTTGCCAGTCTGGCCGGGGAGACGACCTCTGCCGGCCTTCACGAAATCCTGGTGATCGACAACGCTCCGCAGCAGGACGCCCGGCCGGTGGCGGAGCGGTGGCGTTCCGTTTTCGCCGGGCATGGCACCAGCCTGCGCTATGTGGTGGAGGAGAGAACCGGGGTCGGCCACGCCCGCAACCGGGGTGTCGCCCTGGCCGCCGCCCCGCTGGTGGCCTTCATCGATGATGACGAGCGGGCCCTTTCCGGCTGGCTGGAGCGGCTGACCGCACCTTTCGCCGATCCCGGCGTCGACATGGTCGCCGGTGAGGTCGATCCCGATTTCGGCGACCATTCGCGTCCGGACTGGCTGACCGACGGGCTGCTGCACGTCTTCTCGTGCCGCTGGGGCTGGGACAGCGTGCCGCGCTTCCTGAAGCCGGGCGAATGGTTCGGCGAAGGCAACTGCGCCTTCCGCAAGCGGCTGGTCGACGGCCGCGGCTTCCCGACCGACCTGGGCCGCAGCGGCGATGGGCTGATGTCGAGCGAGGGCATGCTGTTCACCGCCCTGCGCGCCGCGGGCGCCACCGCCTATTACGTCCCCGGCGCCCGCGTGTCCCACCACATCCACCCCGACCGGCTGGACAAGGCCTGGGTCCTGCGGCGGATGTTCTTCCAGGGCACCTCCGACTACATCGCCCACCGCCGTTACGGTCTGAGCAAACTGCCGCAGGATTTCAACTTCAGCCTGGGCAAGCTGATGGCGCTGGACGTGCAGGCGCTGGACCCGGCCAGCCTGCAGGCGATGTCGCACCTCTATTACCAGCTCGGCTACGCGGCGGGGTCGAACATGTACTGA
- a CDS encoding glycosyltransferase, with translation MQILSGSLLQGPIPRLIHQTWKTRDVPPGFQTLQHSWIGRNPGFTHRFWTDEDIERFVVEEHPELRPVFRGYADPIARIDLARYLILRRFGGVYADLDFECLRPIDGLLEGRSFVVGLEPEEHGRLAKAVERGLPRILCPSFLASVPGHPFWDHLLDRLVEARHCPDVLDATGPFLLTRAHEQYGEVGHEEEGAAVTVLPPELLYPVTKEECWSGRLFDPVFWERATRQAYALHHWEGTWFRDGAGRGTALPQQVTAVVTDGRPDGGRPPVAQAQGLPLISCLMVTRGERAGPLELAIDGFARQTYPNRELVIVCDSPALPQDDPLERAIRAACCPNVRLVRVEAGSQPDGQPDGQPDGRAGGLTLGELRNIALDHAAGFHVCQWDDDDLYDPCRLEMQQRVLAAAGAQACLLGRWMIWWPAEDRLAVSCERDWEGSLLCERAVMPRYPALRRGEDTPVVEQLRRDARVVRMDVPRLYTYVVHGGNTFTARHFEEHWRAATARFSGERCRAVLEEMGKRLPVGAYRRAVLLAPAVAARREKVLVLTPVKDAAAHLPRYLELLGRLDHDPSRLSLGFLEGDSGDGTHGWLADRLPELRRRYRRVTLLRHDYGFRPAGPRWASEIQRRRRELLARSRNRLLSGALEDEDWVLWLDADLVGYPPDLLARLLAAGRDIAVPHCVLPDGRTFDLNSFRLAGQEGGGEDPRHLVDGIFQPPRGAGRLYLDAFAGEAIVPLDGVGGTALLVRADLHREGLCFPPYSHRGYIETEGLAMMAKDMGVTAWGLPDLRIVHADH, from the coding sequence ATGCAGATTTTGTCCGGTTCCCTGCTCCAAGGCCCGATCCCACGCCTGATCCACCAGACCTGGAAGACCCGCGATGTCCCGCCCGGGTTCCAGACGCTGCAACACAGCTGGATCGGACGCAACCCCGGCTTCACCCACCGTTTCTGGACCGACGAGGACATCGAGCGCTTCGTCGTGGAGGAACATCCGGAGCTGCGGCCGGTCTTCCGGGGGTATGCCGACCCCATCGCACGGATCGATCTGGCCCGCTACCTGATCCTGCGCCGTTTCGGCGGGGTCTATGCCGACCTTGATTTCGAATGCCTGCGCCCGATCGACGGGCTGCTGGAGGGCCGGAGTTTCGTCGTCGGGCTGGAGCCGGAGGAGCATGGCAGGCTGGCGAAGGCGGTTGAGCGCGGGCTGCCCCGTATCCTGTGCCCCTCCTTCCTCGCATCGGTGCCCGGCCATCCCTTCTGGGACCATCTGCTGGACCGGCTGGTCGAGGCCCGGCACTGCCCCGACGTGCTGGATGCCACCGGCCCCTTTCTGCTGACCCGTGCCCATGAGCAGTATGGGGAGGTTGGGCATGAGGAAGAGGGGGCCGCGGTGACGGTGCTGCCGCCGGAGCTGCTCTATCCCGTGACCAAGGAGGAGTGCTGGAGCGGCCGCCTGTTCGATCCCGTCTTCTGGGAGCGGGCGACCCGTCAGGCCTATGCGCTCCATCACTGGGAGGGCACCTGGTTCCGGGACGGTGCCGGGCGCGGCACCGCCCTGCCGCAGCAGGTCACGGCGGTGGTGACCGACGGGCGGCCGGACGGCGGCCGTCCCCCCGTGGCGCAGGCGCAGGGGCTGCCGCTGATCTCCTGCCTGATGGTCACCAGGGGGGAAAGGGCCGGGCCGCTGGAACTCGCCATCGACGGATTCGCGCGCCAGACCTATCCCAACCGCGAGCTGGTCATCGTCTGCGACAGCCCGGCGCTGCCGCAGGACGATCCGCTGGAACGCGCCATCCGCGCCGCCTGTTGCCCGAACGTCCGGCTGGTCCGGGTCGAGGCGGGCAGTCAACCTGATGGCCAACCTGATGGCCAACCTGATGGCCGGGCCGGCGGGCTGACGCTGGGCGAACTGCGCAACATCGCGCTCGACCATGCGGCCGGATTCCACGTCTGCCAGTGGGACGACGACGACCTCTACGACCCCTGCCGGCTGGAGATGCAGCAGCGGGTGCTGGCCGCCGCCGGCGCCCAGGCCTGCCTGCTCGGCCGCTGGATGATCTGGTGGCCGGCCGAAGACCGGTTGGCGGTGTCCTGCGAACGGGACTGGGAGGGCTCGCTCCTGTGCGAGAGGGCGGTGATGCCCCGCTATCCGGCCCTTCGCCGCGGCGAGGACACGCCGGTGGTGGAGCAGCTGCGCCGGGATGCCCGGGTGGTGCGGATGGATGTGCCGCGGCTCTACACCTACGTCGTCCATGGCGGCAACACCTTCACCGCCCGGCATTTCGAGGAGCATTGGCGGGCCGCCACCGCCCGTTTCAGCGGTGAACGCTGCCGGGCCGTGCTGGAGGAGATGGGCAAGCGCCTGCCGGTGGGAGCCTATCGGCGCGCCGTCCTGCTTGCTCCGGCCGTCGCGGCGCGGCGGGAAAAGGTGCTGGTGCTGACCCCGGTGAAGGATGCCGCTGCCCATCTGCCGCGCTATCTGGAGTTGCTCGGCCGGCTCGATCACGATCCGTCCCGTCTGTCGTTGGGCTTTCTTGAGGGGGACAGCGGCGACGGCACGCATGGCTGGCTGGCCGACCGGCTGCCGGAGTTGCGGCGGCGCTACCGCCGGGTCACCCTGCTGCGCCACGATTACGGATTCCGGCCCGCGGGGCCGCGCTGGGCATCGGAGATCCAGCGGCGGCGGCGGGAACTGCTGGCGCGCTCGCGCAACCGGCTGCTGTCCGGGGCGCTGGAGGATGAGGACTGGGTGCTGTGGCTGGATGCCGATCTGGTCGGGTATCCGCCGGATCTGCTGGCCCGGCTGCTCGCCGCCGGCCGCGACATCGCCGTTCCCCACTGCGTCCTGCCCGACGGGCGGACCTTCGATCTCAACAGCTTCCGACTGGCTGGCCAAGAGGGAGGCGGCGAAGACCCGCGCCATCTGGTCGATGGGATCTTCCAGCCGCCGCGCGGCGCCGGGCGGCTCTATCTGGATGCCTTCGCCGGCGAGGCCATCGTGCCGCTGGACGGGGTGGGCGGCACGGCATTGCTGGTGCGGGCGGACCTTCACCGCGAGGGGCTGTGTTTCCCTCCCTACAGCCACCGCGGCTACATCGAGACGGAGGGGCTGGCGATGATGGCCAAGGATATGGGCGTGACCGCCTGGGGCCTGCCGGACCTGCGCATCGTTCACGCCGATCATTGA
- a CDS encoding lysylphosphatidylglycerol synthase transmembrane domain-containing protein — protein sequence MSRYNGPFGAAVPRHPDFHAGMMAQALLDTPFAQSAKPGSGPDQPAPDQPSPGKPAGRRWPVLVKLAVTVAVLGALAAGADWAGIAARLSAADPWLFAAGFAVKALTLPFASQRWRAVGRAAGFSLTRWTAFRLQMASGFLGQVLPGSVGADLLRGWFTWRLGHPAGPVMLALLVDRLMALLGVVLIGLIGLPHLAAVAPPAVAGTVLAGALVLAVAMGLLLLAGRIPRDRLPIPKRLRDGALGRTVWTAVAQLRAMGGNPAAWAALGHSIGVHLATIGATILFARSVGLPLGWLDGLAIVPAAIVAAALPVSLGGWGVREGAMVAGFALLGFNADAALLVSLLIGLSIAVLSLPGGLFWLLLRNETAARTAVQTSHGGPDAFPTDFSR from the coding sequence GTGAGCCGTTACAACGGCCCGTTCGGCGCCGCTGTCCCGCGGCACCCGGATTTCCATGCGGGGATGATGGCCCAGGCTCTTCTCGACACCCCCTTCGCCCAATCGGCGAAGCCCGGTTCCGGCCCGGACCAGCCCGCTCCGGACCAGCCCAGTCCAGGCAAGCCGGCCGGACGGCGGTGGCCGGTGCTGGTCAAGCTGGCGGTGACGGTCGCGGTGCTGGGGGCGCTCGCCGCCGGGGCCGACTGGGCCGGCATCGCCGCGCGCCTGTCGGCCGCCGATCCGTGGCTGTTCGCCGCCGGTTTCGCCGTCAAGGCGCTGACCCTGCCCTTCGCCTCGCAGCGGTGGCGGGCGGTCGGCCGGGCCGCCGGCTTCTCGCTGACCCGCTGGACCGCCTTCCGCCTGCAGATGGCGAGCGGATTCCTGGGTCAGGTTCTGCCGGGATCGGTCGGGGCCGACCTGCTGCGCGGCTGGTTCACCTGGCGCCTCGGCCACCCGGCCGGTCCGGTGATGCTGGCCCTGCTGGTCGACCGGCTGATGGCCCTGCTGGGCGTGGTGCTGATCGGGCTGATCGGGCTGCCGCATCTGGCCGCGGTGGCGCCGCCCGCCGTCGCCGGCACGGTGCTGGCCGGGGCGCTGGTCCTGGCCGTCGCCATGGGGCTTCTGCTGCTGGCCGGGCGCATCCCGCGCGACCGGCTGCCGATTCCGAAGCGGCTGCGCGACGGGGCGCTGGGGCGCACCGTCTGGACTGCGGTGGCGCAGCTGCGCGCCATGGGCGGAAACCCGGCCGCCTGGGCGGCGCTGGGCCACAGCATCGGCGTCCATCTCGCCACCATCGGCGCCACCATCCTGTTCGCCCGCTCGGTCGGCCTGCCGCTCGGCTGGCTCGACGGGCTGGCCATCGTGCCGGCCGCCATCGTCGCCGCCGCCTTGCCCGTCTCGCTCGGCGGCTGGGGCGTGCGCGAGGGGGCGATGGTCGCCGGCTTCGCGCTGCTCGGCTTCAATGCCGACGCGGCCCTTCTGGTCTCGCTGCTGATCGGGCTGTCGATCGCCGTCCTGTCGCTGCCCGGCGGCCTGTTCTGGCTGCTGCTGCGCAATGAGACCGCTGCCCGGACGGCTGTCCAGACGTCTCATGGCGGACCCGACGCCTTTCCCACGGATTTTTCGCGATGA
- a CDS encoding glycosyltransferase produces the protein MTDQSTPTLSQSTSAAASVTTAMDPVPAAETRGLSPRQQRIRSLFDAMAPLRERWAERNRAFHDADRAYLRFLIPEGATVLEIGCGVGDTLAALKPARGVGIDLSPATIEVAKARHPQLELIAADAEDPATIDAIEGPFSHILLSGTIGFLDDIEETLRLLRRVASPKTRIIVSYHSRVWEPILWAAEKLGMRMPQGQQNWLSTSDIVNLLDLAGWEPVRREWRQLIPKRLFGLGTLVNRYVAPLPGIRRLCVRNYVVARPQPTVQEVTVDGKPASVTVLIPCRNERGNIENAIRRLPRFAPDIEVIYVEGNSQDNTYEECLRVRDAYPDWDIKVMKQPGKGKGDAVRAGFNVARGDILIILDADLTVPPETMGKFYQAMVSGRGEFVNGTRLVYPMAPEAMRFLNFLANRAFARIFSFLLNQRFTDTLCGTKVLWRKDYETIVANRHYFGDFDPFGDFDLIFGAAKQNLKIVEVPVRYADRSYGETQISRFTHGWLLARMVVFAWKKLKAF, from the coding sequence ATGACCGACCAGTCCACCCCGACGCTTTCCCAATCGACTTCCGCGGCCGCTTCCGTAACCACCGCTATGGATCCCGTCCCTGCTGCCGAGACGCGCGGCCTCTCCCCGCGCCAGCAGCGGATCCGCTCGCTGTTCGATGCCATGGCTCCCCTGCGCGAGCGCTGGGCCGAGCGCAACCGCGCCTTCCATGACGCCGACCGCGCCTATCTGCGCTTCCTGATCCCGGAAGGGGCGACGGTGCTGGAGATCGGCTGCGGCGTCGGCGACACGCTGGCGGCCCTGAAGCCGGCGCGCGGCGTCGGCATCGACCTCAGCCCGGCGACGATCGAGGTGGCGAAGGCGCGCCATCCGCAGCTGGAGCTGATCGCCGCCGACGCCGAGGATCCGGCGACCATCGACGCCATCGAGGGGCCGTTCAGCCACATCCTGCTGTCGGGCACCATCGGTTTCCTCGACGACATCGAGGAGACGCTGCGCCTGCTGCGCCGGGTCGCTAGCCCTAAGACCCGGATCATCGTCAGCTATCACTCCCGCGTGTGGGAGCCGATCCTGTGGGCGGCGGAAAAGCTGGGGATGCGCATGCCGCAGGGCCAGCAGAACTGGCTGTCGACCAGCGACATCGTCAACCTGCTGGATCTGGCCGGCTGGGAGCCGGTGCGCCGCGAATGGCGCCAGCTGATCCCGAAGCGGCTGTTCGGGCTGGGCACGCTGGTCAACCGCTATGTCGCGCCCTTGCCGGGCATCCGCCGGCTGTGCGTGCGCAACTATGTCGTCGCCCGGCCGCAGCCGACCGTGCAGGAGGTGACGGTCGACGGCAAGCCGGCCTCTGTCACCGTGCTGATCCCCTGCCGCAACGAGCGCGGCAATATCGAGAACGCCATCCGCCGCCTGCCCCGTTTCGCCCCCGACATCGAGGTGATCTATGTCGAGGGCAACAGCCAGGACAACACCTACGAGGAGTGCCTGCGCGTCCGCGATGCCTATCCCGACTGGGACATCAAGGTCATGAAGCAGCCCGGCAAGGGCAAGGGGGACGCGGTGCGCGCCGGCTTCAACGTGGCGCGCGGCGACATCCTGATCATCCTGGACGCCGACCTGACGGTGCCGCCGGAGACGATGGGGAAATTCTATCAGGCCATGGTGTCGGGGCGCGGCGAGTTCGTGAACGGCACGCGGCTGGTCTACCCGATGGCGCCGGAGGCGATGCGCTTCCTGAACTTCCTGGCCAACCGGGCCTTCGCGCGCATCTTCTCCTTCCTGCTGAACCAGCGTTTCACCGACACGCTGTGCGGCACCAAGGTGCTGTGGCGCAAGGATTACGAGACCATCGTCGCCAACCGTCATTACTTCGGCGATTTCGACCCGTTCGGCGACTTCGACCTGATCTTCGGCGCCGCCAAGCAGAACCTGAAGATCGTCGAGGTGCCGGTGCGCTACGCCGACCGCAGCTATGGCGAAACCCAGATCTCCCGCTTCACCCACGGCTGGCTGTTGGCCCGCATGGTGGTGTTCGCCTGGAAGAAGCTGAAGGCGTTCTAA
- a CDS encoding NUDIX hydrolase encodes MPGHRPYHHRPWTVLRSRELVDADPFLKVRVETVELPDGRRIDDYYQFDQPSFACIFAETADGRIVIYRQYRHGPRKVGLVFPGGHLSPGEEPLAAAKRELMEETGMEATAWTDLGAYIVNANQGGAWSHMFHATGCRRVTDPIADDLEDTEILFLTRAELLEAIGRGEMHLLTQIALVSMVWQADIARVLSSPG; translated from the coding sequence ATGCCCGGACACCGCCCCTACCACCACCGTCCCTGGACCGTGCTGCGCAGCCGCGAGCTGGTCGATGCCGATCCGTTCCTGAAGGTGCGGGTGGAGACGGTGGAGTTGCCGGACGGACGGCGGATCGACGATTACTACCAGTTCGACCAGCCCTCCTTCGCCTGCATCTTCGCCGAGACGGCGGATGGGAGGATCGTCATCTACCGCCAGTACCGCCACGGCCCGCGCAAGGTCGGGCTGGTCTTCCCCGGCGGCCATCTGTCGCCCGGCGAGGAACCGCTGGCCGCCGCCAAGCGCGAACTGATGGAGGAGACGGGGATGGAGGCGACAGCCTGGACCGACCTCGGCGCCTACATCGTCAATGCCAACCAGGGCGGGGCCTGGTCGCACATGTTCCACGCCACCGGTTGCCGCCGGGTCACCGATCCGATCGCCGATGATCTGGAGGACACCGAAATCCTGTTCCTGACCCGCGCGGAGCTGCTGGAGGCCATCGGCCGCGGCGAGATGCATCTGCTGACCCAGATCGCGTTGGTCAGCATGGTCTGGCAGGCCGACATCGCCCGGGTTCTGTCCTCGCCCGGTTGA
- a CDS encoding PhoX family phosphatase — protein MTNMPVQMPETSRRSVLRALAGLPLLPVAGIGAGELLFASGAEAAAAKGAPVAVEFVGMAAPTAAAAQAKTTVESSMVVTWADGSKQSFALGYQPLFITGDMVPDGKGGTILAGGYVDINGKPILDGSLATPTQFFSDCPDGCNMLAPIPGAKVAGVTGNTLFAVVQFEYTTRDSKDASMYGKLPSPIAVLTLDQNKETGALKLVQYHNVDTSGVHGLWITCGASLSPWNTHLSSEEYEPDATALDDQFRAYSKNLFGDETKANPYHYGHLPEVTVNLDGTGGIKKHYCMGRISHELVQVMPDERTVLMGDDATNGGLFMFVADKAKDLSAGTLYSAKMEQEAGKDIDKGGAFALKWIKLGHATSDEIKTLADTLKAADIVEVKKEDPKDPSFTAIGFSGKTQWVRFKPGMEKAAAFLETHRYAPTLGATLALTKLEGVTVNAKDKTAYMAVSYMYKTMSDGKNGIKVDAINAGAVYQLPMKGGQTDLAGAAIDSDWVPVHFSAVPALVGRDLATPDAIGNTADADRIANPDNLKFSEKLRTLLIGEDSGAHVNNFLWAYNVDTKQLSRILSCPAGAESTGLQAVDDVNGFSYIMSNFQHPGDWEKGLHDKVKDSLAGLIDDAYRNRRSGGVGYIHGLPQPV, from the coding sequence ATGACCAATATGCCCGTCCAAATGCCTGAAACGTCGCGCCGTTCGGTGCTCCGCGCCCTTGCCGGGCTGCCGCTGCTGCCGGTCGCCGGCATCGGCGCCGGCGAGCTGCTGTTCGCCTCGGGCGCCGAGGCCGCCGCCGCCAAGGGCGCGCCGGTCGCCGTCGAGTTCGTCGGCATGGCCGCCCCCACCGCCGCTGCCGCGCAGGCGAAGACCACGGTCGAGTCCAGCATGGTTGTGACCTGGGCCGATGGCTCCAAGCAGAGCTTCGCGCTCGGCTACCAGCCGCTGTTCATCACCGGCGACATGGTTCCGGACGGCAAGGGCGGCACGATCCTGGCCGGCGGCTATGTCGACATCAACGGCAAGCCGATCCTCGACGGCTCGCTGGCCACCCCGACGCAGTTCTTCTCCGACTGCCCCGATGGCTGCAACATGCTGGCCCCGATCCCCGGCGCCAAGGTGGCGGGCGTGACCGGCAACACCCTGTTCGCCGTCGTCCAGTTCGAATACACCACCCGCGATTCCAAGGACGCCTCGATGTACGGCAAGCTGCCGTCGCCGATCGCCGTCCTGACGCTGGACCAGAACAAGGAAACCGGTGCCTTGAAGCTGGTGCAGTACCACAATGTCGACACCAGCGGCGTGCACGGCCTGTGGATCACCTGCGGCGCCAGCCTGTCGCCCTGGAACACCCACCTGTCGAGCGAGGAATACGAGCCGGACGCGACCGCGCTGGACGACCAGTTCCGCGCCTACAGCAAGAACCTGTTCGGTGACGAGACCAAGGCCAACCCGTACCACTACGGCCACCTGCCGGAAGTGACGGTGAACCTCGACGGCACCGGCGGCATCAAGAAGCACTATTGCATGGGCCGCATCTCGCACGAGCTGGTGCAGGTGATGCCGGACGAGCGCACCGTGCTGATGGGTGACGACGCCACCAACGGCGGCCTGTTCATGTTCGTCGCCGACAAGGCCAAGGACCTGTCCGCCGGCACCCTCTACTCCGCCAAGATGGAGCAGGAGGCTGGCAAGGACATCGACAAGGGCGGCGCCTTCGCCCTGAAGTGGATCAAGCTGGGCCACGCCACCAGCGACGAGATCAAGACGCTGGCCGACACGCTGAAGGCCGCCGACATCGTCGAGGTGAAGAAGGAGGACCCGAAGGATCCGTCCTTCACCGCCATCGGCTTCAGCGGCAAGACCCAGTGGGTCAGGTTCAAGCCGGGCATGGAGAAGGCCGCCGCCTTCCTGGAGACCCACCGCTACGCCCCCACCCTCGGCGCCACGCTGGCCCTGACCAAGCTGGAAGGCGTCACCGTCAACGCCAAGGACAAGACCGCCTACATGGCGGTGTCCTACATGTACAAGACGATGAGCGACGGCAAGAACGGCATCAAGGTCGACGCCATCAACGCCGGTGCGGTCTATCAGCTGCCGATGAAGGGCGGCCAGACCGATCTGGCCGGTGCCGCCATCGACAGCGACTGGGTGCCGGTGCATTTCAGCGCCGTCCCGGCCCTGGTCGGCCGCGACCTCGCCACCCCGGACGCCATCGGCAACACCGCCGACGCCGACCGCATCGCCAACCCCGACAACCTGAAATTCTCCGAGAAGCTGCGCACGCTGCTGATCGGCGAGGACAGCGGCGCCCACGTCAACAACTTCCTGTGGGCCTACAACGTCGACACCAAGCAGCTGTCCCGCATCCTGTCCTGCCCGGCGGGGGCCGAATCGACCGGCCTGCAGGCGGTCGACGACGTCAACGGCTTCTCCTACATCATGAGCAACTTCCAGCACCCCGGCGACTGGGAGAAGGGCCTGCACGACAAGGTCAAGGACAGCCTCGCCGGCCTGATCGACGACGCCTACCGCAACCGCCGCAGCGGCGGCGTCGGCTACATCCACGGGCTGCCGCAGCCGGTGTGA